Genomic segment of bacterium:
GGTGACATCCTGCGCCTGCAGATTGAAGACATTCCAGCCCGCGTCGTGCAAACGCGCTTCCCGTTCAGCCCTGGTCAGGAATGGGATGGCTTCCACCATCTTGATACGAAACGGCTCGAGGGGGGGCGCTGGCATAGCTCCATGCTAACGACTCATCAGCACCTCCACGTGATGCGGCTCACAATCCGGGACAGGTGCTTCATCTGAGGTTACCAGCCGAAGATGCGGCCGGCATTCCCCCAGCAAATCTGGGCCATGACTTCATCGGGGTAATCGGATTCCAGGAACACGTCCAGGTTGTACCGGGGATGCAGCACGCCCGGACTCGGCCAGTCCGTCCCCCACAGGAGCTTGTCGGCAATCTCGGGGAGCCGGGGCAGGTACTGCTTCAGCCGAGCTGGCGGGATGCCGGAGAGATCGGCGAAGACCCTGGGGAAGCGTCGCACCAGAAAGAAGGCTTCCTCGGTCCAGAAAGGACGGCCGCAATGCGCGAGGATGATGGTGAGCTCCGGGAAATCGACCGCGACATCATCTACAGGTAGGGGGTCCCCAAAGCGACTCCTGGCGCCTGGAAAGACCGATGTCCCGGTGTGGATCATCACCGGCAGTCCCAACGAAGAGCAGGTGTCATACACTTCGGCCAGGCGCGGCTCAGCCCCGGTCAAATACGCATTCGGGGCGAGTTGCTGATGCGGAGGATGGAGCTTGATGCAGCGGATCCCCAGGTCCTCCTTCAGATGTCGCAGATATCCGGGGATGTCTTCGACAAACGCAGGCAAAATGCCGCCGCAGGCAATCAGACGCCCCTCATGCCCCCGAACATACTGCCCGATGAAATCGTTGACACTCAGATCGAAACCCATGATGGCCGGACTCGGGTAGTTCACCAGCAAGGCCCGCTGGATCCCGGCTTCATCCAGGAAATGCAACAGGCGCGATGGCGAGGCGATGCACTGCTCGATGAGGTCCATATCAGGGCGGTTGCGGCGCATGACGGCCAGCACTTTGGGGTCCAGCTGATGCCAGGGCTGGATGTGGATGTGGGTGTCGGCGATGGGTCCGGTATAGGGCATGGTCCGGATGATACCGACTGCCCCATCGGATGAGACTCTAAACAGGGGCCGATGTATCGGCCCCCTAGTATTTTCCCAATGTTAGGGGCGCGATTTATCGCGCCCTGTTTGTTGCGCTCCCTGTTTGATCATGCCCTGTCTGATGCACGCCCTGTAGCTACTGGCCAATCTGAAACAACAGTGATTGCAGGCCGAAATCCGCCCCGACGCCATACCAAACACCCAGACCCTCCGAGTACCACCGCGTGACTGGCCCTGTTACCCAGTGAAACTGCACCAGTCCTGGAGTCGAGGGTCCATAGCTCGCCGAGAAGACCGGCAGCGCGACATCCCCAGGCACGATCTGGACCGTCGCCCCGGTGGAGTCGGGAACAGATCGCAACGTCGGGTCAAAGCGCCATGCCCGACCGCCGTATTCGAAGCGGTAGAGTCGCGACTGGTGGTCCGCCAGGGCCATCCAGTTTCGCTCCCCCACCGCGCGTAATCGTCGGGGCTCCTTGGCGTCCCGGGCATACCGAAAGGTCCCGCGACGCACATCCAGGGCGCATTCCAGCACCGCCGATGCCGTCACCGGCGCATCACTCAGGATGATCTGTATGCCGCTCACGGCTCCCGCACAGGCAGCAGTCTCGCGGCCAGCGCTGGCAGGAAGTAACCCCAGTCGCCCAGGCAGTCGAGGGTGGTGCCATCGAGCGGGACAAAGGTGAGTTGCAGGGGGATGGGAGGCGAGCCATCGCTCGGCGTGGCTTCCAGATGCTCCCATGAGGTGGCGTCAGGGGCGGGGTCCGCGAGCAGGTGGAAGTAATGCCGTTCCTGCCACTCGTCATCATGGACCGGACAGGGGCACTCCCGGACTCCCAGATACTGCGCGATCTGCAGGCCCATCAGCCCCGTTTCCTCGAAGCACTCCCGCAGGACCGCTGCTTCCGGCGACTCCCCTGGCTCCAGCGTGCCGCCGGGAATCTGACGCGCCCCCGCCAGCGCTCCGGCCAGATCCACCAGAAGCAGGACCTCGGTCCCCCGGGTGATGTAGCCGTAGGCTTTGCGCGTGAGTCGCGGGCGATCCGGGGGGTTAGCCATCGTAGCGATAGAACCCTTCCCCACTCTTCCGGCCGAGCTTGCCCGCACGCACCAGCCTCCGTAGCAACTGCGGTGCCTTGTACTGGTCCCCGCCGAGTTCTTCGTAGAGATAGTCCGCGATGTTCAGCCGGACATCGAGACCGATGAGATCGGTCAGTTTCAGGGGACCCATCGGATGGCGGTACCCCAGTTCGATGGCGGTGTCGATGTCCGCGGCGGAGGCGACCCCCTGCTCCAGCATCCGCATGGCTTCCAGGGCCAGCACGACCCCCAGTCGGGAGGTGGCGAAGCCTGGTGAGTCGGCGACCTCCACCATCGTGCGCCCCATCTGCTCCCCTACCCCGCGAATGGCGGCCAGGGTCTCCGGCGTGGTCTGCTCGGCCTTCACAATCTCCAGCAGGGCGATGATGTACGGCGGATTGAAGAAGTGCATCCCGATGACCCGTCCTGGTCGATCGGTGGCTGCCGCCAGCGCGGTGATGGAAAGGCTGGACGTGTTGGAGGCAAAGATCGCGCTGGCTGGCGCATGGAGCGCGCACTGCCGGAAGGCCTCTTCCTTGAGTTCGACGCGCTCAGGGACGGCCTCGATGATGAGGTCGGCGGCCGCGACCGCTTCCTTCAGGTCGGTGGTCGTATCGAAATGCTGAAGTGCCCGCTCTTCATCCGCCGGGGTCAGCTTCCCTTTTTCGATGGCGACCTGGAGGTTCTTCGCGATGCGTTCGCGGGCCCGTTCGAGTTGTCCGGCATCGACATCAAAGAGGGCGGTCCGGAAACCGGAAGTTGCGGCGACCTGGGCGATCCCGTGGCCCATGGTCCCTGCGCCGAGGACTGCGATCGTGGTGACGGTGTGCTGCTGGACTGGCATACAGGGCATTATGCGCCAGCAGTCTGGCTCGATTAACTGACTCCTGGGGATCAAACAAAAGGCGCATTGACCAGCACTGGCCAATGCGCCATACGAACTGCTTTCACCTGTCCTGCCGACATCGCAGGGCTACTGACGTGCGGCAGGCTGTGGACTGCTCTCACTGTCCACCGGCTTCGACATACTCACAGGGAGCATGAGGTCCTCGGGAATACGAGTGGTGGGCACTTCCAGGTCAGACAACGACAGCCAGCGGCTGCTCTCCTGTTGAAAGCGGGAGATGATCCGCAGGTCATTGGTCCAGCTGACCGAAGCGCTCCCCGGACGGGTGGCATCCAGGCGGTGTTGCATCAGCCAGGGGGTGGCAGTTCCGCCTTCCAGCAACAGCCCGATTTTCTGCCCATCTTCTGATCTGAGATATGCGGCCTGCGGGTAGGTCCCGAGAATCCGCTCCAGCTGACGCTCACCGACCGCCAGTCGGAGGCTGGCAAAGGCCTCCGCCGGCTCTGATGGGTAGCGGCCGTGAGTCACCGCATACATCGTGAGCGGCAGCAGCAGCTTCGCCGCGCTGTGCTTGTACCAGGCGTCCCTGTCGGCCTCTCGTTCGGCCCGGAGGGTCTCCAGCCGCTTTTCCAACTGGAGGTCCTGCAAGTCTGCCTCCTGGCTGGCGAACTCCGGTGCCGCCTGAAAGATGTACTGCCACGCCCTGGTCGCGCTTGCTGGTGCTAACCCGACGCCAGGAATGGCGGGAAGATGCGTACCCACGGAAACAGACCAGGGCTGGCCAGCTTCGTTCAGGGGCCAGACGGTCGCTTCGTTCAGCAACCCCTGCAGGTCCTCCGGGGCCTCTCCCTCCCGACAGACATAGGCGTCCCACCAGGATCGGGGAAGCCCCGAAAAGAAAAAGGTCTGTTGCTCAGCGATCTGCAGGTCTGGCGGCAGCGCCAGGGGATCGATGCCAGGGGGGAGATGCGATTCGACCGCCACTGCGGGTGGGCTGTCCGAAGGCGACATCGAATCGCTGGCCTGAGCCCGTTGCCCTTGCGGGTTTGACTGATTACAGGCAGCCACCAAAATGGCCACCAGCAGGACCGGAATGGAGTTGACGATGTTGCTTATCCGGGACATTGCACGTCCTCCTTACACCAGCAATCATTGGTCCCCACGTAACCGGGCCAGCAGTCAGCCGCTGGCGGATTACACCAGGCACCAGTGATCGTGTAATCACAGCACTCCAGGGCACAGTGAACCTGATCCGCGCTCAGGAATCCATACCCTTCAGTCGTGCACTCTTCTTCTGTACGATGTGTTGAAACGATAGTGAGTTCCGAGCGATTGCCAGTGACCCAGGCATTCACCACGAAGAACTGCAGGCACCGGCACTTGATACTCTCCTGACAGTCACTCCCCGTGATCGTTATCACACAACAACCTGCCTCAGCAGGCCGCGGCGGGATCACGAAGGCGCAGGCAACCGTCAGAAGCATCACGATACACCAGCGCAATGTTGGCATGGTCGCGTACCTCACTTCTGATTGGCGGTGTCGCCGGCGGTGTCGCCGGCGGTGTCGCCGGCGGTGTCGCCGGCGGTGTCGCCGGCGGTGTCGCCGAATAATATCACTATTCTTCCGCGAGTCAAGTTACCATGCATAAATGGTCGCCGTTTCACTTGGGCAGCAATCGACAGCGGACAAATGGCGGCTCGATACATCGCACCGACGCAGTTGCGTCGGTGCGTCCTGCTGAACAGTTTGCCCCAGCTCGCTGGGCTGCTGTTATCAGATCTCCCCGGGATTAGCGGGGCTGCATCGTCTGGCCGTTTGAGGCGTCTGTGGCTGCCTCCGGTACACTGCCGATGCCCAGCAGGTCCTCGGGCAGTTGCAACGACTGCGCCTTCAGGTCGGCTAATGGCAACCAGAGGGTCGCACCTGCTTTGAACTTTTCGACTTTTTTCATCCCATTGGTCCAGGCGATGGCACCGCTGGGTTGAGGCTGCCGAATCCGGTGTTGCACGAGCCAGGGCTGCGCTGCACCACCCTCCAACACCAGGGCGACTTGCGTCCCATCCGCACTTCGCCAATACGCGGCCGCTGGGTGAAGGGCGAGGACCTCCTGGACTTTGCGGAAATCCACGCCGATCTGAAGCTGCTCAAACGACGCATCGACTGTTTCTGGGTACTCGCCATATCGCATGGCATACAGCGCCACGGGTCGGAGCAGATCAGCAGCCCGGTAAATCACCCACGAGTTGGGATCAGCGGCCGCCTGTGCTTCCAAATCCTGCCGATGTTTCTGGAGATAATCACCCGCCGGAAAATCGTAGGTGTTGACGCCAAACTCGGCGGCTCCCTGGGAGAGCCAACGCTGTATTTCCCCAGTAGGGGTTGCTTCCAGCGCAACCCCGGGTGCCACAAGTGACTGCCCGGGCAACGCCAGATTCCAGGGCTTCGTATCTGGCATCACGGGCCAGGTACAAAGCGCACCCAGCAGGGCGTCAGCGGTGGCGGGCGGCTCACCGGTCCGTACGGTTATCAGGTCCCAGAGCCCACGCGGTGTGTTGGCCAGCAGGAAAATCTGCTGTTCAGCCAGCTTCAGATCAGGGGACAGATTCAACGTGTCGAGCCCGTTCGGCAGGACCCCGGGAGTTGGCACCTGTGCGCTGCCAACGGTAGCGGCAACATGCTCATCGCGCGGCGAAGCAGTCTCTGTCTGGCATCCCAGGAGCAGCAGCCCGCCGAACAGCAGCAGAGCACTCCAGGCGAGAGTTCGCTTTACAGGCATCGGATGTCTCCTTCGCACCAGCAATTGGTGCCGAACATTTCGTACCCGGGCGAACAGACACCCAGATTTACGATCGAGGTGCTAAGGAACGCGTTTATTCCACGCCGAGCTTTCATTCCGGGATCCACCTTTCTGGGCGGTGTCGCCGGCGGTGTCGCCGAATAAAACCACTCTTCATGAACATTGCAAGCACTATTGCCGGCCATATTTTCCGACGCTCCTAAAACGAGCCCCCCTCATACGGAATGCCCTGGGCGGTCAGCCAGTCCCGAAATTTGCTGTTCGCCAGCGGATCGCCACCATACTTTTCTCCCAGTAACGCCAGCAGTAACAAGTCCTTCTGTTCCGGCGCGATGATGGTCCAATACTCGTAATCGTCATCACCGAACACCTCCGATGGAGCCTTGCCGATGTCCTGCCCCTCCAGTACCAGCGCCCCATCCGCCCGGATTTCCAGATCCAGAAAGATGCTGGTCCCTCCCGCCTGCGCCCGGAAGGTATAGAGATTGCGGCTCAGACGGGGTGGTTCCATACGGGCATTATGACCAATGGGATGCAACGAGCGATTGGGCTGGCAGTCCTACCGGAGCGAGTCCCCATCCGGGAATCGCAGGAGGCAGATCATGAACCGGTTTGAGCCGCACGACGATCAGCCAGCGCGAGGGTCAGCCCACGGCCGTCCCCTGGCTCGTCGCATCGCGGAGCATCGGGCGGGACTGAAGTCCACCCAGACCCAGTACTCGGCCTACGACCAGTGGAATGACAACTTCAGTGCAGACCCCGGTCGCTCCAGCGACCACTGGTGGTACTGGGGCAGCCCGGGACTCTGGGGCTGGGGTGGCTACTACTACCACCCTGCCCTGATCCTGTTTTCAGTCGCCACAGCGATGGTCCTTTGGGGTGTCCGGGGATGCGGAGGAGCCGGGTCATGAGACGAGACCTGCCCGATCCCTGGGACACCGCCGCCGAGCGTCCCGCCCCCCCCAGTCGACTGCAGGGACGCCTGGCCGCCTTCGAGCAGGCACAGCGTCAGCCAGCACCACCACCCCCCTGGTACCGTCGGAGCTGGCACGACGACATCGATGGGATGACCGGAGAGGTCATCGCCTACGGGCTCTGCGCGACCTGGTTCCTTTGTGTCCTCGATGGCGTGACGCATCTGCTCTGGCGCAGCTGGAGCTGCGGCCTGCGCGACTAGCGCTCCTCCACCCTCCTAAGCTTGGTGTCGACCAGGGCACATCGCTGACACAACGGAAGCGCCCCACCGAACCGGCGGGGCACTGTTGTTGCTGATCGGGAATGCTGCGAATGTCGAAGTACTAAACCTTGGAGGGGTCGTACTCCCGGTACTCGATCCAGCCCTCGACCTTCTGGAGTTCCTGGACCGCTGCCTCATCGACCTCAGTCGGCAGGACTTCAGCCAGATGCCGCTTGTGCTCTTCCGGGGACAAGAGTTCGCCCTGGGCGCTGAACGGCATGTTGGCGTACTGCCCAATGCGTCGGTTGAACTTGATGTCCGGGGTGTAGAGGAGCGGTTGCCCTTCAGGGACCAGCTTGTTCAGTCGCTGGATGATGCCATCGACTTCGTCGTAGTACTGCTGACGGCTCCGCTCGTTGAGATGCCGCTTGTCGGCTTCCGGGAGGTCCGGCGACTCGTCATAGCGCCCCTTCAGGCCCCAGACATAGGCCCATTCCGCCGAGCCCGATTCATCCTTGCCGAAGAGGTCATAGGCGGTGGGAATCCACTTGTTCAGCCACTTCTGGAAAAGCGGAGTCGGGACGACCCCCGCTTTGATGATCCGCTGCATCCCGGAGGTACCGGTCCCCATGTGGAAGTTTTCTTCCTTCAGCATCGGGGTCATGCTGCGGGCCAGAGGCTGGAACGCCGAGTGCTCCAGCATCTTGAGCTGGAACTTGCCATCGCGGTCCACGAAATTGGTGTAGATGAAGAAGTCGACCCAGTTGGTGACATCTTCATTGAAGGAGCCGAGAAGCCGCTGCTTGTTCCAGGAGCGTCGCTCCAGCTGCTTCTGGGCTTCGCGACGTCCTTCCTCGCCGAAGTGCTCGATCATCAGGTAGCACATCTGCCAGCCGTGGCGCATTTCCTCGCACATCACCCGGCCAAGGCAGTAGCCATCCCACTCACTGGGAGTGGTATGGACCAGCTGACGCTGCTGCTCGACGGACGCGAACTCGGTGTCGCCCTGATAGATGATGAGATGGAGCAGGGCATCGCGGATGTTCTGGCCGGGGATGTCGCGCAGCCGCTCCCACTTCTGCTGCCCCCGAAAGTCGCCGAACTCGATGACCGGCGAGATGACCTCATCCGCGAGGAGGGTCTCGAACTTGTACTGGCTGATGTAGGGATGATCAAAGCCAATGGCATCGCGCCACTGGTGGAACTGATCCACCCACTCATCGAAAGCGGCCTGTTTGGACGACATGTCCCCTCCTCGCGTCGAAAGGTGCTGGGATGGAGTCTACCAGAGGGTCCGCGCATGTGAAACCTGTCACAAGGGGCATGGATGGCGGGTTTTGAGGCAGGTCACGCCCGCCGACCCGCCCTTCTGCGATCCGCCGACGCGTTGCCGAACTACGGGGCAGTCAGAAACTCTTCCCACGCCAGGGCGGGGACCAGCAGGCGTCCCGCTGGCTGCCAGTCGATCCCCTCAGGGTTGTCATACCCATTGAACGAGGTGCGCCGAAACGTGACCGGCTCCCAGTAGATGACACTTTCCCTGAAATCTGGCCACCCATCCTGATCCCGGTCCCGTTGCGTGTGGCTATAAAGGGTTCGCAGATAGCGCCGGTCCGGGCTGACTTCCAGTCGAATCTCTCCCTCGCCTGGTTGACGGGGCTCTGTGGGGGTGGCGACCCGGTAATACTGCGGACTCATCCGAAATTGCAGCAGCACCTCTGACCAGTCTGTGAACAGCTCATCGTTCACATGTATATAGCTGTCAGCGAGCTGAACAATCACCGGCTGCAGCATGATGTGCGGCAAATACACGCGAAACTCTTCAGCGGTCCCGTTCCAGGGATGCCGGAGATTGGTCGGCAACTTCGCATAATGCCCCCCCAAATTGACTGAGCATCCCCTGATAGAGATGTTCCAGGGACGAGGGTCCCAGGGAGTACCACTCCTGCTTTCGATTGGGGTCGGCACATCGCACGCTCAGGCGGGTTTGTTCCGGATGCAGTTGCAGGCGGACCACGGTCGGCCCCAGGATCTCCACCGGAGCGTCCCAGGCCACCAGAGGCCGGAGGTGGCCCTCGGCATCCTGCGGGAGATGACTCAGCCAGGGGCTGAGGGTTTCGGGGGTCTGGGGCCACTGACCGGTCAGGAAGCGGGCCAGGAGCATCCCGGTCATCAGATCGGTATCTAAAAAGAGCGACTGGGCGAACTCGAGCCCCCCTGGGCGGCCTTCCCGGAGCAGCAAGTGGAGCAGAGGACGAGTGGGGTCCGCAGCCTGCTGTTGCCGTTGTTGCTCCCTGTGGACTTCTTGCCACCGCTGGAGCACGGCATCAGGTTCAGCACAACCCAACAGCGGGATAATCAGCAGACAGAGCAGACTCAGTGTAGAGCGACGGTTCATTGTTGCCTCCGGGTGCGAAACTCAATGGAGTTTACCAAAGCATCGAATTGTTGTTCCGGCATCGAGCATTACGATCCATTTGACTGGAGCTGACGCACCTGCAATCTGTTCCAGCCTTGTACCCGTGCTACATGTATGTGCCAGTTCACGGACGCACCAGGTTGATGGTCCCCCGGCATTTCGCCGTACCGCACCGACACAGATAGATCTCCGCGTCCGGATCAAACATGTAGTCGTAGGTCAGCTCCTCCCCAATGGCGATGTCCCGGTCCGCAATCACAAAGAGCCGTCCGCGAATGACTGCCGTGTGGCAATTGGGGTCACAGGAATGATTCACGTACGCTGCGGTCCCCCAGGGATCACCATCAATGACCCACCCATTGCCCAGATCAAAGAGGAGGACCCGGTCGACATGGTCCCGGTCTTCGGCTTCCTCCTGTGTGATTTTGTCCCCGAGGTATTCCAGGACCCGGGTGCCCCTGGGAATCGGTGCGATGGCGAAGACTCCTTTGCCGGCCAGGGGCGATCGGCGGACAGCCACAAGCTCCGGATGGACTTTGCGGTCAGGCTGGGGCATCGCGGACGAGCGCTCCTTGCAGGCGTCGAGGGTCAGAACCGGGCGCGGAGTGTACTCCGGCTCTCTTCTGAATGTCATGCCGACTGGTGCGGGCATGACCACTTCCCAGGGTTGCTCGGGCGACCTGTTAGGTCTGACGGGTGGCGGCCAGCGGATGTCGCGGCTCATAGAGGCCGACCCGGGCACCGGATGGCAATGTGACGAACGACACCAGCCCAAAACCCATGTCCTCGGGGTCGGTGACCGGGACGTTCTTGCCCCGCAGGGTCGCGACCTCCTCGCTGATCACATCGCACATCAGATAGAGCTGGACTGGCGCCAGCCCATCCGGAGCCGGCAGGACCTCGTCCATCATGGGATGGACCCCCATCTCGGTCGGCGGACAGACCATGATCAGCCAGCCCTCCCCGGCATCCACGGCCGGCCAGCCCAGGGTCTCGCTGAAAAAGCGCCGGTCTGCGGCGGCGTCGGTGCTGTAGAGCAGGAAGTGTGCGCCAAAAAGCATAGCCAGCATTGTACCGGGGGTTCATCGCGGCAAAGCACAGGGAGTCCGGCTTTTCTGCTATCTTCAGTTGTTGCACGCATCCATCATCGGAGGACCTCGCCCCATGGCAACCACCATCGCCGCGACCGACACTGACCAGAAAGTCCTGGTGCACTACGAGAATCGTGAGGGAGTGGCCTACATCACCCTCGATGATCCGCCGGCCAATACCTACACTTATGAGATGAACCGGCAGCTGGATGACGCCATTCTGAAGGCCCGGATGGACAACGATGCGCATGTCATTGTCCTGACCGGCAAAGGCGAGAAGTTCTTCTCCGCCGGGGCAAACATCTCGATGCTGAACAGTGTCGACCCCACCTTCAAGTACTACTTCTGCCTCCACGCCAACGAGACCCTCTCGCGCCTGGAGCAGACTCCGAAGCTGGTCATCGCGGCCATCAACGGCCACTGTGTCGGCGGCGGCATGGAATTCGCCATGGCCTGCGACCTGCGGATCGCCCGCAAGAACGGCGGCCGGATGGGCCTGCCGGAAGTGAATCTTGGCGTTCTCCCCGGCACCGGCGGCACCCAGCGACTCCTGCGCATTGTCGGGAAGTACAAGGCGATGGAACTGATGGTCACAGGCGAGCTCTACAGCTTCGAGACCGCGAAGGACCTCGGGCTCATCACTGAAGTCATCGAAACCGCCAACTGCGCGGCGTTCATGGACGAAATCCACAGCTATGCCCGGCAGTTCTGCCCCCCGAACAAGGCCGCCCTCGCGGTGGGGCGCATCAAGCGCTCCTGCCAGAGTGGCGCGGAGGTCCCCTTCGAATACGGGCTGGCCATGGAGCGGGAGTTCCAGCAGTTCCTCTTCCAGAGCCAGGATGCCAAGGAGGGGATCGCCGCCTATGTCGAAAAGCGGGTCCCCCAGTTCAGGCTGAAGTAGCACTGCCACACTCCGCCAGTTGCGGCATCAACAATCGACCGGGCGGGAGCACATCCCGCCCGGTTGTTCTTTCTCCCGGGTAGTGAACACTCTCATCACCAACCAGCAGGCAGCTTCGGGGTACTATCGGCGTATGTTCCGTCTCCAGCGCTGTGTCCTCGACTACGAGCCGCGGAATGTACTCTCGATCGAGCGGATCAATGCGCTCCGGGAAGAGCTCTTCACGCTGGCGGATGACACCACCGATGCGATTGTGCTGTCGAGCCGTCTGACCTGGGGCTTTTCCGCGGGAGTCGACCTCAGGGACCACACAGCGGACCGAATCCAGTCGATGCTGACAGCCATGCACCAGCTGATCCGCGATCTGGTCCAGTTGCCCTGCCTGCTGATCGCCCAGGTGCATGGTCCCTGCCTCGGGGGCGCGGCCGAGCTGGTCCTGATGTGTGATGGGGTGGTCGCCTCATCCGATACGACTTTTAGCTTCCCGGAACTTCATGTCGGCTGCTACCCCCCGGTGGCAGTCGCGCTCCTGGCGGATCGCATCGGACTCCCCCGGGCTATCGAGCTGGTCTGCTCGGGCCGCACGTTCACCGCCGACGAAGCCTTCGCCCTGGGACTGGTCAGCCGGGTCGTGCCCCGCGATCAGAAAGAAGAAGCGGTCCTGGCCTATCTGGAAGAGCTCTGCGGGCAGACCAGTCGAGCCACCCGTCGGCACACCCTGCTGACCATGCGGACCATCGCGGCCCGTCACTGGCTGCCGCAGTTGGAGGTCAGCGAGGCCGCCTACTACCTGCTCCCTCCCAACGACCTGGCGGAGGGGGTCGCAGCCTTCCTGCAAAAACGTCCCGCTCACTGGTCCAACTCCTGACAGGGCAGGCTGGACCGGTATACTCGGAGCGCTTCGCGACTCCTGGACACCACGAGGTCTGCCCGAC
This window contains:
- the hbd gene encoding 3-hydroxybutyryl-CoA dehydrogenase, which encodes MPVQQHTVTTIAVLGAGTMGHGIAQVAATSGFRTALFDVDAGQLERARERIAKNLQVAIEKGKLTPADEERALQHFDTTTDLKEAVAAADLIIEAVPERVELKEEAFRQCALHAPASAIFASNTSSLSITALAAATDRPGRVIGMHFFNPPYIIALLEIVKAEQTTPETLAAIRGVGEQMGRTMVEVADSPGFATSRLGVVLALEAMRMLEQGVASAADIDTAIELGYRHPMGPLKLTDLIGLDVRLNIADYLYEELGGDQYKAPQLLRRLVRAGKLGRKSGEGFYRYDG
- the boxB gene encoding Benzoyl-CoA oxygenase component B, with translation MSSKQAAFDEWVDQFHQWRDAIGFDHPYISQYKFETLLADEVISPVIEFGDFRGQQKWERLRDIPGQNIRDALLHLIIYQGDTEFASVEQQRQLVHTTPSEWDGYCLGRVMCEEMRHGWQMCYLMIEHFGEEGRREAQKQLERRSWNKQRLLGSFNEDVTNWVDFFIYTNFVDRDGKFQLKMLEHSAFQPLARSMTPMLKEENFHMGTGTSGMQRIIKAGVVPTPLFQKWLNKWIPTAYDLFGKDESGSAEWAYVWGLKGRYDESPDLPEADKRHLNERSRQQYYDEVDGIIQRLNKLVPEGQPLLYTPDIKFNRRIGQYANMPFSAQGELLSPEEHKRHLAEVLPTEVDEAAVQELQKVEGWIEYREYDPSKV
- the crt_2 gene encoding Short-chain-enoyl-CoA hydratase, which encodes MATTIAATDTDQKVLVHYENREGVAYITLDDPPANTYTYEMNRQLDDAILKARMDNDAHVIVLTGKGEKFFSAGANISMLNSVDPTFKYYFCLHANETLSRLEQTPKLVIAAINGHCVGGGMEFAMACDLRIARKNGGRMGLPEVNLGVLPGTGGTQRLLRIVGKYKAMELMVTGELYSFETAKDLGLITEVIETANCAAFMDEIHSYARQFCPPNKAALAVGRIKRSCQSGAEVPFEYGLAMEREFQQFLFQSQDAKEGIAAYVEKRVPQFRLK
- the dch_1 gene encoding Cyclohexa-1,5-dienecarbonyl-CoA hydratase; its protein translation is MFRLQRCVLDYEPRNVLSIERINALREELFTLADDTTDAIVLSSRLTWGFSAGVDLRDHTADRIQSMLTAMHQLIRDLVQLPCLLIAQVHGPCLGGAAELVLMCDGVVASSDTTFSFPELHVGCYPPVAVALLADRIGLPRAIELVCSGRTFTADEAFALGLVSRVVPRDQKEEAVLAYLEELCGQTSRATRRHTLLTMRTIAARHWLPQLEVSEAAYYLLPPNDLAEGVAAFLQKRPAHWSNS